A DNA window from Engraulis encrasicolus isolate BLACKSEA-1 chromosome 3, IST_EnEncr_1.0, whole genome shotgun sequence contains the following coding sequences:
- the LOC134445478 gene encoding C-X-C motif chemokine 11-6-like, translated as MKAAAALIALLVVLLVGDAIGQGISRGRCKCQDGGVKLIRPKLIESLEVIPSSSSCDKVEIIVTLKNGDGKKCLNPESPFAQNYIKRSIKKRSVETKP; from the exons ATGAAGGCAGCAGCAGCTCTCATTGCTCTTCTGGTCGTCCTGCTGGTCGGAGACGCAATAG GTCAAGGGATCAGTCGGGGCAGGTGCAAGTGTCAGGATGGGGGGGTAAAGTTAATTCGCCCAAAACTCATCGAGAGCCTGGAGGTGATTCCCTCCTCCTCGTCATGTGACAAAGTGGAGATCAT TGTCACTTTGAAGAATGGGGATGGAAAGAAGTGCCTGAACCCAGAAAGCCCATTTGCTCAGAATTACATCAAGAGATCCATTAAAAAGAG GAGTGTGGAGACCAAGCCCTGA